The following are encoded in a window of uncultured Pseudomonas sp. genomic DNA:
- the purH gene encoding bifunctional phosphoribosylaminoimidazolecarboxamide formyltransferase/IMP cyclohydrolase — MTDQTTRLPVRRALISVSDKTGILEFARELVALNVEILSTGGTYKLLKDNGVPAVEVADYTGFPEMMDGRVKTLHPKIHGGILGRRALDGAVMDEHGIKPIDLVAVNLYPFAATVAKPGCDLADAIENIDIGGPTMVRSAAKNHKDVAIVVNAGDYAGIVENLKAGGLSYAQRFDLALKAFEHTAAYDGMIANYLGTIEQSRETLSTAERNLFPRTFNTQFIKAQDMRYGENPHQQAAFYVEHADEACVATAVQLQGKELSFNNVADTDAALECVKSFVKPACVIVKHANPCGVAVALDSEGGIRQAYELAYATDTESAFGGIIAFNRELDGATAQAIVERQFVEVIIAPKISAEARAVVAAKANVRLLECGEWPAERSPGWDFKRVNGGLLVQSRDIGMIKAEDLKIVTQRAPSEQEVHDLIFAWKVAKFVKSNAIVYAKNRQTVGVGAGQMSRVNSARIAAIKAEHAGLQVAGSVMASDAFFPFRDGLDNAAANGVTAVIQPGGSMRDAEVIAAADEAGIAMVFTGMRHFRH; from the coding sequence ATGACCGACCAGACCACCCGCCTCCCCGTTCGCCGTGCCTTGATCAGCGTTTCCGACAAGACCGGCATCCTTGAGTTTGCCCGTGAGCTCGTCGCCCTCAACGTGGAAATCCTCTCCACCGGTGGCACCTACAAGCTGCTTAAGGACAACGGCGTCCCAGCCGTGGAAGTGGCCGACTACACCGGCTTCCCGGAAATGATGGACGGTCGCGTCAAGACCCTGCACCCGAAAATCCATGGTGGCATCCTCGGTCGCCGCGCCCTCGACGGCGCCGTGATGGACGAGCATGGCATCAAGCCGATCGACCTGGTGGCGGTCAACCTCTACCCGTTCGCCGCCACCGTAGCCAAGCCTGGCTGTGACCTGGCCGACGCCATCGAAAACATCGACATCGGCGGCCCGACCATGGTCCGCTCCGCGGCGAAGAACCATAAAGACGTGGCCATCGTGGTCAACGCTGGCGACTACGCCGGCATCGTCGAAAACCTCAAAGCCGGCGGCCTGAGCTACGCCCAGCGCTTCGACCTGGCGCTAAAAGCCTTTGAGCACACCGCCGCCTATGACGGCATGATCGCCAACTACCTGGGCACCATCGAGCAGAGCCGCGAGACGCTGTCGACCGCCGAGCGCAACCTGTTCCCGCGCACCTTCAACACCCAGTTCATCAAGGCGCAAGACATGCGCTACGGTGAGAACCCGCACCAGCAAGCCGCGTTCTACGTTGAGCATGCCGACGAAGCTTGCGTGGCGACCGCCGTGCAGCTACAGGGCAAAGAGCTGTCGTTCAACAACGTGGCCGACACCGATGCCGCGCTGGAGTGCGTGAAGAGCTTTGTTAAGCCCGCCTGCGTCATCGTCAAGCACGCCAACCCGTGCGGCGTGGCCGTGGCCCTGGACAGCGAAGGCGGCATCCGCCAGGCCTACGAACTGGCCTACGCCACCGACACCGAGTCGGCCTTCGGCGGCATCATCGCCTTCAACCGCGAACTGGACGGCGCCACCGCCCAGGCCATCGTCGAGCGGCAGTTTGTTGAAGTCATCATCGCACCGAAAATCAGTGCCGAAGCCCGCGCAGTGGTGGCTGCCAAAGCCAACGTGCGCCTTCTCGAGTGCGGCGAATGGCCGGCCGAGCGCAGCCCTGGCTGGGACTTCAAGCGGGTTAACGGCGGTTTGCTGGTACAGAGCCGCGACATCGGCATGATCAAGGCAGAAGACCTGAAGATCGTCACCCAGCGCGCGCCGAGCGAGCAGGAAGTGCACGACCTGATCTTCGCCTGGAAAGTGGCCAAGTTTGTTAAATCCAACGCCATCGTCTACGCCAAGAACCGCCAGACCGTCGGTGTCGGCGCCGGCCAGATGAGCCGCGTCAACTCCGCACGGATTGCCGCAATCAAGGCTGAGCATGCCGGCCTGCAAGTCGCCGGTTCGGTGATGGCGTCCGACGCCTTCTTCCCGTTCCGCGACGGTTTGGATAACGCCGCAGCCAATGGCGTTACTGCGGTGATTCAGCCAGGTGGTTCGATGCGCGATGCAGAAGTCATCGCTGCAGCAGACGAAGCAGGCATCGCCATGGTGTTTACCGGCATGCGCCATTTCAGGCACTAA
- the fis gene encoding DNA-binding transcriptional regulator Fis, with translation MTMLTETLGSDMAPASETSSLKQHLNTPSEEGQTLRGSVEKALHNYFAHLEGADVCDVYNLVLTEVEAPLLETVMNYVKGNQTKASELLGLNRGTLRKKLKQYDLL, from the coding sequence ATGACGATGTTGACCGAGACTTTAGGAAGTGACATGGCTCCTGCGAGTGAAACCAGTAGTTTAAAGCAACACCTCAATACGCCGAGTGAAGAGGGGCAAACCCTGCGCGGCAGTGTTGAGAAGGCGTTGCATAACTACTTCGCCCACCTTGAGGGCGCTGACGTCTGTGACGTCTACAATCTGGTGCTGACCGAAGTGGAAGCACCGCTGCTGGAAACCGTGATGAACTACGTTAAGGGCAACCAGACCAAGGCCTCCGAGCTGCTCGGCCTGAATCGCGGCACCCTGCGTAAAAAGCTCAAGCAATACGACCTGCTGTAA
- the dusB gene encoding tRNA dihydrouridine synthase DusB, which translates to MSALCIGPYTLPNSLILAPMAGVTDQPFRQLCKRMGAGLVVSEMVTSDMRLWHTRKSSLRMIHDGDPEPRSVQIAGGDPQMLADAARKNVELGAQIIDINMGCPAKKVCNKAAGSALLRDEGLVREIVQAVVAAVDVPVTLKIRTGWDRENKNGVTVAKIAEDAGIVALAVHGRTRADLYMGDAEYDTIAAIKQAVSIPVLANGDIDSPQKAKAVLAATGADGLLIGRAAQGRPWIFREIEHYLRTGEQLPAPSLCEVERILLEHLAALHVFYGDVMGVRIARKHVSWYLATLPGAKEFRAQFNRLDSTDAQCANVREFFSERHNNGEGVAA; encoded by the coding sequence ATGTCGGCGCTATGCATCGGCCCATACACATTGCCAAACTCGCTGATCCTCGCCCCCATGGCGGGCGTCACAGACCAGCCGTTTCGTCAGCTGTGCAAGCGCATGGGCGCCGGCCTGGTGGTCTCGGAAATGGTCACTAGCGACATGCGCCTGTGGCATACCCGCAAGTCGAGCCTGCGCATGATTCACGACGGTGATCCCGAGCCGCGCTCGGTACAGATCGCCGGCGGTGATCCGCAGATGCTTGCCGATGCGGCACGCAAGAACGTTGAGCTGGGCGCGCAGATTATCGACATCAACATGGGCTGCCCGGCCAAGAAGGTGTGTAACAAGGCCGCGGGTTCGGCATTGTTGCGAGATGAAGGATTGGTTCGCGAGATTGTTCAGGCCGTGGTCGCCGCTGTGGATGTACCGGTGACCCTGAAGATCCGCACCGGCTGGGACCGCGAGAACAAGAACGGCGTCACGGTGGCGAAGATCGCCGAAGACGCCGGGATTGTTGCGCTGGCCGTGCACGGCCGTACGCGTGCCGACCTGTACATGGGCGACGCCGAGTACGACACCATTGCCGCGATCAAGCAGGCGGTGTCCATTCCGGTACTGGCCAATGGCGACATTGACTCGCCACAGAAGGCCAAAGCTGTACTGGCCGCCACGGGCGCCGACGGCCTGTTGATTGGCCGCGCGGCGCAGGGGCGGCCGTGGATATTCCGTGAGATCGAGCACTACCTGCGTACCGGTGAACAGCTCCCGGCGCCCAGCTTGTGCGAGGTGGAACGCATTCTGCTTGAACACCTGGCTGCACTGCACGTCTTCTACGGCGATGTAATGGGCGTGCGTATCGCCCGCAAGCATGTCAGCTGGTATCTCGCAACCTTGCCGGGCGCCAAGGAGTTTCGCGCCCAATTCAATCGTCTGGACAGTACGGACGCGCAGTGCGCCAACGTTCGCGAGTTCTTCAGCGAACGACATAACAATGGAGAAGGGGTGGCCGCATGA
- a CDS encoding DUF3426 domain-containing protein, which yields MTQSFVTQCPHCRTSFRVNLTQLGAAHGAVRCGACLQVFNAAQQLREQGQQLPANPAPATPAPAPVPQPSTTPAPPAAHQAVPSDTAPTSQKASDNLWIHDDLDLDNLDLDEELAKLEAQEQQLSKQFLAIDDAPKYAESFLTPQAAEHDPHDERWAEALLHDELNTPTASLTVKPQTVTPPAAASRATDDESPAKFEVSDDHNPALDAEQVELQAEREPFSEPADSPLDEQPRPTATKKPERNEPELRDEHLFELDDEPLELDWQPPKKPWGRWLGWGLLNLLGASALAGQYVIYHFDELARQDQYRPWFEQLCPAIGCQLPSKVDINQVKSSNLVVRSHPEFSGALVVDAILYNRAAFSQPFPLLEIRFADINGQLLASRRFKPSEYLAGELAGNAEMPPQTPIHISLDILDPGTQAVNYSLSFHSPE from the coding sequence ATGACCCAGAGCTTCGTCACCCAGTGCCCCCATTGCCGCACCAGCTTTCGCGTGAACCTCACGCAGCTGGGTGCTGCCCATGGAGCCGTGCGCTGCGGAGCCTGCCTGCAGGTGTTCAATGCCGCGCAGCAGCTGCGTGAACAGGGCCAGCAGCTGCCCGCCAACCCAGCACCAGCCACACCTGCGCCAGCACCCGTGCCGCAGCCCAGCACAACGCCAGCACCACCCGCCGCACACCAGGCGGTGCCGAGCGACACAGCGCCGACCAGCCAGAAAGCCAGCGACAACCTGTGGATCCATGACGACCTGGATCTCGACAACCTCGACCTGGATGAAGAGCTGGCCAAGCTTGAGGCCCAGGAACAACAGCTGTCCAAGCAGTTTCTGGCAATCGATGACGCGCCGAAATACGCCGAAAGCTTCCTCACCCCACAAGCCGCAGAGCACGACCCGCACGACGAGCGCTGGGCCGAAGCCCTGCTGCACGATGAGCTGAACACACCCACTGCCAGCCTGACCGTCAAACCGCAAACAGTGACGCCGCCAGCCGCCGCCAGCCGCGCAACCGATGACGAGTCGCCAGCCAAGTTTGAGGTCAGCGATGACCACAATCCGGCACTCGACGCTGAGCAGGTTGAGCTGCAGGCCGAGCGCGAGCCGTTTAGCGAGCCCGCAGACAGCCCACTGGATGAACAACCGCGCCCCACCGCGACAAAAAAGCCCGAGCGTAACGAGCCGGAATTGCGCGACGAGCACCTGTTCGAACTGGATGACGAACCCTTAGAACTGGACTGGCAGCCACCGAAGAAACCCTGGGGCCGCTGGCTCGGCTGGGGCCTGCTGAACCTGCTCGGCGCGAGCGCCCTGGCCGGCCAATACGTGATTTATCACTTCGACGAGCTGGCGCGTCAGGACCAGTACCGCCCCTGGTTTGAACAACTGTGCCCGGCCATCGGCTGCCAGCTGCCGTCCAAGGTTGATATCAACCAAGTCAAGAGCAGCAACCTGGTGGTGCGCAGCCATCCTGAGTTCAGCGGCGCGCTGGTAGTCGACGCCATCCTTTACAACCGCGCCGCGTTCTCGCAGCCCTTCCCGCTGCTGGAAATACGCTTTGCCGACATCAACGGCCAGCTACTCGCCAGCCGTCGCTTCAAACCCAGCGAATACCTGGCCGGCGAACTGGCCGGTAACGCGGAAATGCCGCCGCAAACGCCAATCCACATTTCCCTGGACATCCTCGACCCAGGCACCCAGGCGGTGAACTACAGCCTGAGCTTCCACTCGCCGGAATAG
- the prmA gene encoding 50S ribosomal protein L11 methyltransferase, with protein sequence MPWLQVRLAITPEQAETYEDALLEVGAVSVTFMDAEDQPIFEPDLGTTPLWSHTHLLALFEADTDANAVFAHLQLLTGTDLPEHHAEVIADQDWERSWMDGFEPMRFGQRLWIVPSWHAAPEPDAVNLLLDPGLAFGTGTHPTTALCLEWLDGQNLQDCSVIDFGCGSGILAIAALLLGAPQAVGTDIDIQAIEASRDNAGRNGIEPARFPLYLPENMPQEPADVVLANILAGPLVALAPQITRLVKAGGRLALSGILAEQAEEVRAAYAEAFILDPTADKDGWVRISGVRR encoded by the coding sequence ATGCCCTGGTTACAAGTCCGTCTCGCCATCACCCCGGAGCAAGCGGAAACCTACGAAGACGCACTGCTGGAAGTGGGCGCCGTATCGGTGACCTTTATGGACGCCGAAGACCAGCCGATTTTCGAGCCGGACCTGGGCACTACGCCGCTGTGGTCGCACACCCACCTGCTCGCCCTGTTCGAAGCCGATACCGACGCCAACGCGGTATTCGCTCATTTACAGTTGCTGACCGGCACCGACCTGCCGGAGCACCACGCCGAAGTGATTGCCGATCAAGACTGGGAGCGCAGCTGGATGGACGGCTTCGAGCCGATGCGCTTCGGCCAGCGCCTGTGGATCGTGCCGAGCTGGCACGCCGCACCGGAGCCAGATGCGGTCAACCTGCTGCTCGACCCGGGCCTGGCTTTCGGCACCGGCACCCACCCGACCACCGCGTTATGCCTGGAATGGCTGGACGGCCAAAACCTGCAAGACTGCAGCGTGATCGACTTTGGTTGCGGCTCGGGCATTCTGGCCATTGCCGCCCTGCTGCTCGGCGCGCCGCAGGCAGTGGGCACCGATATCGACATTCAGGCCATCGAAGCCTCTCGCGACAATGCCGGCCGCAACGGCATCGAGCCCGCGCGCTTCCCGCTCTACCTGCCCGAGAACATGCCACAAGAGCCTGCCGACGTGGTGCTTGCCAATATCCTCGCCGGACCTCTGGTAGCCTTGGCTCCGCAGATCACCCGCCTGGTCAAAGCAGGCGGCCGCCTGGCATTGTCAGGCATCCTCGCCGAACAAGCCGAAGAGGTGCGCGCCGCTTATGCCGAGGCCTTTATCCTCGACCCGACGGCCGACAAAGACGGCTGGGTGCGCATCAGCGGCGTACGCCGCTAA
- the accC gene encoding acetyl-CoA carboxylase biotin carboxylase subunit, with translation MLEKVLIANRGEIALRVLRACKELGIKTVAVHSTADRELMHLGLADESVCIGPASGALSYLQIPAIIAAAEVTGATAIHPGYGFLAENADFAEQVENSGFAFVGPTAETIRLMGDKVSAKDAMKRAGVPVVPGSDGPLPEDEETALQIAREVGYPVIIKAAGGGGGRGMRVVYKEEDLIKSAKLTRSEAGSVFGNPMVYLEKFLGNPRHVEVQVLSDGQGNAIHLGDRDCSLQRRHQKVLEEAPAPGIDEKARTEVLQRCVDACIEIGYRGAGTFEFLYEDGRFYFIEMNTRVQVEHPVSEMVTGIDIVKEMLSIAAGNKLSFKQSDVVIRGHSLECRINAEDPDNFMPCPGKVKHFHAPGGNGVRVDSHLYSGYTVPPHYDSLIGKVITYGATRDEAMARMRNALDEIVVDGIKTNVPLHRMLVRDKGFCEGGINIHYLEKKLGMDKH, from the coding sequence ATGTTGGAAAAAGTTCTGATCGCCAACCGCGGCGAGATCGCCTTGCGCGTCTTGCGCGCCTGTAAAGAGCTGGGTATCAAGACCGTCGCGGTGCATTCCACCGCCGACCGTGAATTGATGCACCTGGGCCTGGCCGACGAGTCGGTATGCATCGGGCCGGCCTCTGGCGCGCTGTCTTACCTGCAGATCCCGGCGATTATCGCCGCCGCCGAAGTGACTGGCGCGACTGCCATCCACCCCGGCTACGGCTTCCTCGCGGAAAACGCCGATTTCGCCGAACAGGTGGAAAACTCCGGTTTCGCCTTTGTCGGCCCGACAGCCGAGACCATCCGCCTGATGGGCGACAAGGTTTCTGCCAAAGACGCCATGAAGCGCGCCGGCGTACCGGTGGTACCCGGCTCCGACGGCCCGCTGCCGGAAGACGAGGAAACTGCTCTGCAGATTGCTCGCGAAGTCGGCTACCCAGTGATCATCAAGGCCGCTGGTGGCGGCGGTGGTCGCGGTATGCGCGTGGTCTACAAGGAAGAAGACCTGATCAAATCGGCCAAGCTGACCCGCAGCGAAGCCGGCTCGGTATTCGGCAACCCAATGGTCTATCTGGAGAAGTTCCTCGGCAATCCGCGTCACGTGGAAGTCCAGGTGCTGTCCGACGGCCAGGGCAACGCCATCCACCTCGGTGACCGCGACTGCTCGCTGCAGCGCCGCCACCAGAAGGTCTTGGAAGAAGCGCCGGCACCGGGCATTGATGAAAAAGCCCGCACCGAAGTACTGCAACGCTGTGTCGATGCCTGCATCGAGATCGGCTATCGCGGCGCTGGCACCTTCGAGTTCCTCTACGAAGATGGTCGTTTCTACTTTATCGAGATGAACACCCGCGTGCAGGTGGAGCATCCGGTATCGGAGATGGTCACCGGCATCGACATCGTCAAGGAGATGCTCAGCATCGCCGCTGGCAACAAGCTGTCGTTCAAGCAGAGTGATGTAGTGATTCGCGGCCACTCGCTGGAGTGCCGGATCAACGCCGAAGACCCGGACAACTTCATGCCCTGCCCCGGTAAGGTCAAGCACTTCCATGCCCCTGGCGGCAATGGCGTGCGGGTGGATTCACACCTGTACAGTGGCTACACCGTACCGCCGCACTACGACTCACTGATCGGCAAGGTCATCACCTACGGTGCGACCCGCGACGAAGCCATGGCGCGCATGCGCAATGCACTGGATGAGATCGTGGTAGACGGGATCAAGACCAATGTTCCGCTGCACCGCATGCTGGTCCGCGACAAAGGCTTCTGCGAAGGCGGGATAAATATCCACTACCTAGAGAAAAAACTGGGTATGGATAAGCACTAG
- the accB gene encoding acetyl-CoA carboxylase biotin carboxyl carrier protein, whose product MDIRKVKKLIELLEESGIDELEIREGEESVRISRHSKQPAFMQQPMYAPAPAAAPAAPAAAPVAAAEAAAPAAAKLNGTVVRSPMVGTFYRASGPTSANFVEVGASVKKGDILCIVEAMKMMNHIEAETSGVIESILGENGQPVEYDQPLFTIV is encoded by the coding sequence ATGGATATTCGTAAAGTCAAAAAACTGATCGAGCTGCTGGAAGAGTCCGGCATCGACGAGCTGGAGATTCGCGAAGGCGAAGAGTCCGTGCGCATCAGCCGCCACAGCAAGCAGCCGGCCTTTATGCAACAGCCGATGTACGCCCCAGCGCCTGCCGCCGCACCAGCCGCACCTGCGGCTGCGCCCGTCGCCGCCGCCGAAGCCGCCGCCCCAGCTGCAGCCAAACTGAACGGCACCGTGGTGCGCTCGCCAATGGTCGGCACTTTCTACCGCGCCTCAGGGCCAACCTCGGCCAACTTCGTCGAAGTCGGCGCGAGCGTGAAGAAAGGCGACATCCTCTGCATCGTCGAAGCGATGAAGATGATGAACCACATCGAGGCTGAAACCAGCGGCGTGATCGAATCCATCCTGGGCGAAAACGGCCAGCCGGTGGAATACGATCAACCCCTGTTCACTATCGTTTGA
- the aroQ gene encoding type II 3-dehydroquinate dehydratase, whose protein sequence is MATLLVLHGPNLNLLGTREPGVYGAVTLEQINLDLERRAREAGHHLLYLQSNAEYELIERIHAAQGEGVDFILINPAAFTHTSVALRDALLAVSIPFIEVHLSNVHKREAFRHHSYFSDVAVGVICGLGASGYRLALEAALEQLELKRP, encoded by the coding sequence ATGGCGACCCTACTGGTATTGCACGGCCCCAACCTCAACCTGCTCGGCACCCGCGAGCCGGGAGTCTACGGCGCCGTCACCCTGGAGCAGATCAACCTCGATCTGGAGCGCCGCGCCCGCGAGGCCGGCCATCATCTGCTGTACCTGCAGAGCAATGCCGAATACGAACTGATTGAGCGCATTCACGCCGCACAGGGTGAAGGGGTCGACTTTATTCTGATCAACCCTGCCGCTTTTACTCACACCAGCGTCGCATTACGTGACGCATTGCTGGCGGTGAGCATCCCATTCATCGAAGTGCACTTGTCCAACGTGCACAAACGCGAAGCTTTCCGCCATCACTCCTATTTTTCAGATGTTGCGGTAGGAGTGATCTGCGGCCTTGGCGCCAGCGGTTATCGACTGGCCCTGGAGGCCGCACTCGAACAACTTGAACTTAAGCGCCCCTGA
- a CDS encoding protein-disulfide reductase DsbD, translating into MHRFLSLLLLLVVLPASAGLFDKPPAPAQLGTALNNSAEFLPVREAFKLSLLSSSSESVKLRFVAAEGYYLYKHRFSFSSTPTDVQLGQAILPAGQAKHDEYFGDVEVYYEVLDVEVPVNNPDNRAFNLSVDYQGCADKGLCYPPETEVLKIGDGAASSSASAADAATPWSWTDLALFFLGGLALTFTPCVLPMLPILTGVVLRGQPGGLRSLVLALAYVLPMALSFAILGALMGLFGAELNLQARLQSPWVLVPFAIFFALFGAASLGFLELRLPAAIDGPLQRLSQRLHGGTVFSAAALGVLSSVLVSPCVSAPLAGALLYISASGDALGGGLKLLALGLGMGAPLVLFAVGGGALLPKSGTWMITVRNLFGALLMAVAIWLLERVVPGPVSLALWGLLAAGVALWLGVLELTPKTHHQKFAQLLGLPLLVYALVAWVGALQGQDDPLRPLGRTLSSAEATQVQAGQWQTVTTPAELDAALLTAQRNGQPLLLDWYADWCISCKVIEREVLAAPEVGRQLGDYKLLRFDITDSNPAQRALLDRYQLFGPPAILLFDAQGDEWRDLRVVGEVDAATFAARLTTARERF; encoded by the coding sequence ATGCACCGTTTCCTCAGCTTGCTTCTGCTTCTGGTCGTACTGCCCGCCAGCGCTGGCCTGTTCGACAAGCCACCCGCCCCTGCGCAGCTGGGCACAGCGCTGAACAACAGCGCTGAGTTTTTGCCGGTACGCGAGGCCTTCAAGCTGAGCCTGCTCAGCAGCTCCAGCGAGTCGGTCAAACTGCGCTTTGTCGCTGCCGAGGGTTACTACCTCTATAAGCATCGCTTCAGCTTCAGCAGTACGCCGACTGATGTCCAGCTAGGCCAGGCGATTCTGCCGGCCGGCCAGGCCAAGCACGATGAGTACTTCGGCGATGTGGAGGTGTACTACGAGGTGCTGGATGTCGAGGTGCCGGTCAACAACCCGGACAACCGAGCATTCAACCTCAGCGTCGACTACCAGGGCTGCGCCGATAAAGGCCTGTGTTACCCGCCAGAAACCGAGGTGCTGAAAATTGGCGACGGCGCAGCGTCCAGCAGTGCCAGCGCAGCAGATGCCGCGACACCCTGGAGCTGGACTGATCTGGCGCTGTTTTTCCTCGGTGGCCTGGCCCTGACCTTCACCCCCTGCGTACTGCCGATGCTGCCGATTCTCACTGGCGTGGTGCTGCGCGGCCAACCTGGCGGCCTGCGCAGCCTGGTGCTGGCGCTGGCCTATGTGCTGCCGATGGCACTGAGCTTTGCCATCCTCGGTGCGCTGATGGGCCTGTTTGGCGCCGAACTTAATTTACAAGCGCGCCTGCAATCGCCCTGGGTACTGGTGCCCTTTGCAATTTTCTTCGCCCTGTTCGGCGCAGCCAGCCTGGGCTTCCTCGAACTGCGCTTGCCAGCGGCTATCGATGGCCCGCTGCAGCGCCTGAGCCAGCGCCTGCACGGCGGTACGGTATTCAGCGCTGCCGCGCTTGGCGTGCTCTCCAGCGTACTGGTTTCACCCTGCGTTTCCGCACCACTGGCCGGCGCGCTGCTGTACATCAGCGCCAGTGGCGACGCCCTCGGCGGCGGCCTCAAGCTGCTGGCTCTGGGCCTGGGTATGGGCGCACCGCTGGTGTTGTTCGCGGTCGGCGGCGGCGCATTACTGCCGAAATCCGGAACCTGGATGATTACGGTGCGCAACCTGTTCGGCGCCTTGCTGATGGCTGTGGCCATCTGGCTGCTCGAGCGCGTCGTACCCGGCCCGGTCAGCCTGGCGCTGTGGGGGCTGCTGGCGGCCGGAGTAGCACTCTGGCTTGGCGTGCTGGAACTCACCCCGAAAACCCATCACCAAAAATTCGCGCAATTACTCGGCCTGCCGCTACTGGTCTATGCCCTGGTGGCTTGGGTCGGTGCGCTGCAGGGCCAGGATGACCCATTGCGCCCACTCGGGCGCACGCTCAGCAGCGCCGAGGCCACACAGGTGCAAGCCGGCCAATGGCAGACGGTCACCACCCCTGCCGAGCTGGATGCGGCCTTGCTCACGGCGCAACGCAACGGCCAGCCACTGCTGCTCGATTGGTACGCCGACTGGTGCATCAGCTGCAAAGTGATCGAACGCGAAGTGCTCGCGGCACCCGAAGTTGGCCGCCAGCTGGGCGACTATAAACTGCTGCGCTTCGACATCACCGACAGCAATCCCGCGCAACGCGCCCTACTCGACCGCTACCAGCTGTTTGGCCCGCCGGCCATTCTGCTGTTCGACGCTCAAGGTGACGAATGGCGTGATTTGCGTGTCGTAGGTGAGGTGGATGCGGCGACCTTCGCCGCTCGCCTGACAACTGCACGCGAACGATTTTAG